In the Nitrosopumilus cobalaminigenes genome, CAGCCAATTTGTTTAACTCATCCACAATTTTTTTGATTCCTATCTCTTTTGCAGTTTCAAATAATGGTTTTTTGAGACCTAACCCTAATTTGGCTGCTTTCTCAATTTCTTCTATATCGCTTGCTCCATTTGAGACAAGCCATGCTGCATTGTTTAGAATATTTGCAACAAGTTGAATTGGATCACATTTTTCTGCAAGTTCTTCTGAAAGTGCAACTCGTTCATACTTGTCATCAGAATATTTGTAATATCCTTCTCCTGATTTTTGTCCTAGCTTTTTTTCATCAAACATTTTTTCTACAAGTGTATGTGGATTGATGACTTTTTTATCTCGTAAATGCATTTCTATTGTTGCTTTATGAATTACATCCATTCCTGTAAAGTCAGCTAATTCAAAAATACCCATTGGAAATCCGAGTTTGAATTTTACTGCTGAATCAATTTCTTCAAGTGATGCACCTGTTCTATCTTTAACAAAACATGCTTCGTGAACCATTGGAATGAATAATCTGTTTATGATGAATCCTGGAACGTCTTTTCTACATAACACTGCTTGTTTGTTTACTGATTTTACATAATCTTGGGTTAAATCCGTAATCTCTTGAGCTGTTTTTTCACCTGGAATGACTTCAACTAATTTCATTAATTGTGGAGGATTGAAAAAATGAATTCCGATAAATTTCTCAGGACGTGATGTTGTATTTGCAATTTCTGTAATTGGTAATGTACTTGTGTTTGATGCAAAAATGACCTCTGGCCCTGCTGCTTTATCTAATTCTGCATAAACTGATTTTTTTAAATCCATGATTTCTGGAACTACTTCAATTACCAGTTCTGCATTTTTTACAGCTTCATTCAAATCTACAATTGGTGTAATTCTGCCAAATATTGCATCTCCTTCTTCTTTTGATATTTTTTCTTTGGAAACTAGTTTGTCTAAACTCCACCTGATCTTCTCCATTGCTTTATCTAAAAATTCTTGTTTGATATCTCGTAAAACTACATTGTATCCTGCAGTTGCTGAAACCTGAGCAATCCCATGTCCCATAACTCCAGAGCCTAAAACTGTGATATTTTTTACTGTCACAAATGACAAAAATCGAGTATCCTTTATAATGTATTTCAAAATTTTATGAATTAATGGGTTTATTCAAACGTAAGAAAGATGATGAAAACAAAACCAAATGTGATGTTTGTGGTACAGAGTTACATGATCCTGAGCGATTGAAAAAACATATGAAAAAAGCACATGGAAATGTACCTGCTAAAAAAATGGATCCTAATGCAGGCGATGGCGGTACTTGGTAATTGGAACTTAGCTCTAGCCAAAAAACTAGTCTTGTTTTTGTTGGTGCTTTTCTAACTGCTGGAATTGTTTTATCTACCATTGTTTTCCCTTTTTGGAATCTTATTCGTGAAGATGTCTATGAAGAGGTAACAATTTTGACAAACGATGAAGGAGTTTGCTATGTTGAAACTAAAGACACTGTTCCAAAAATTATCGAGGATTGTACTTTAAATTCCGGAGATGTAGCTATGATCAAATTTGGTGAAGGTCTTGCATGGGCTACGATTGTAGAACCATAATAGATGATTTAATATTTTAATACATTTTATAATTAATCATGGATTGCATCTTTTGCAAAATTATCTCTGGTGATATAAAAACCAAATTTCTAAAAGAAACTAGATTATCTGTTTCATTTCTTGATGCTTTTCCTCTTGCAACAGGACACGTTCTTGTAATTCCAAAAAACCACCACAAAAAAATTCAAGATATGAGTGTTGAGGAAAACACTGATTTGTTTTCATTGGTGCATGAAATGATATCCAATGTTGATAAAATCACTGGTTCAACTTTAGTTGCAATTCATAATGGTGAGGATGCTGGTCAAGAAATTCCTCATGTTCATGTACATTTAGTTCCGAGAAGTAAAAATGATTCTGCTGGAGCAATACATAGCATGTTTAGTTCACCTGTAAACTTGTCTGTATCTGAAATGGATGAATTGTATGATACATTAAAAATCTAGTATGGGAATAATCTTTCTTTTGTATCTATATTCTCTACTCTAATTGCTTTTGTTGGACATGTTTCTGCAGCATTCATTATTTTGTTAACCCCTGCTCCTTTTTGATTAATTACTGATGATTTGGGATTTGATTTGCTAGATTTGTTTATTTCAAAAACCTCTGGTGCGATAGTTTCACAACTACAACAACCAATACACAAACTTTTGTCAACATCTACAAATAGATCTGGTTGTTTTTTTGGCTCTTGTGCTTTTTCATATTCTCCATTTCGTCCATCTGGACGAACTCTTGCATTGTAATCCTCCCAAAATTTTTTCTCATATTCTTTCCAAAAATCAGGGTCCCCTTCTTCAAATTCACGTGTATATTTGCCCCAATCTTGTTCTGGTATGCTTCCATCATCTGGTGCTCCCCATTGTGGTTTTCTTTTAAAATTACTTTCTGGCTTTTTTTGTGTTTTAGTTGCATTTTGGTAAGGTGATTGATGTTGATTGTGATTTTTCTTTAGATGATTATATGCTTCAGTAATTTTCTTGAATTCTTCACCTTCTCTTTTGTTTTGATTTTTGTCTGGGTGTAATTCTAGTGCTAGTTTTCTGTATGCGCCTTTTATTTCCTCCTGAGATGAACTTGAATCTACGTTGAGTACCCGTAATGCTTGGTAAGTATTCACTAGCATTAGAGATTTGTCATATGTTAAAAATAATTGCATCTGATTTTGAGTTTATTTGATTATTCTAGTATGGTTTCATCATCTGCTTTCCATGCTGGTTCTACAATACACAAAAATCTCAAATCCACATCTCCTGTGTTTTCAATATGTTGTTTAGAATTTGGTGGAACATATGCTGAATCATTTTTTCCTAGAAAATGTACTTCTTCGTTTATTGTGAGATTGCCTGTGCCTTCCAAAATATAATATATTTCAGACGATTTTATTTGATGAAGTTTTGATTTTTTTCCAGGCTCCAGTGTAAATTGTGCTAAACTATAGTTAATCCCATTTAGGGTGTTATGTGGATGAAAATATTGTTTAATTTTAGTACCTTCATCACCATCAATAGAATCTATTTCAGAATTTTTTCGTAATGACATCTTTTCTAAATGATTTTTGAAACTATTGTTTTAAAATCAGATTCATACCATTCTGTTTTGTAAACTGCCTTTTTTCTTGGCAGAATATTTATTGCAATATGTGAAAATTCTTTTTTCTTGTCTACAGAACCGTGCGTGTGAAGGGTTTTTGCTGGAATGTGTACAATGTCTCCTTCATTGAGGCTAATTTTTTCAATTTTTTTAATTTTGAAATTATTTTTACTCGTGCCATATTTTCTAAAAATCTCTAAACTTCCTTTTCCCTTCACTCCGATTAATACTTGATTTCCGTTATGTTGATGAAGTTTTGTTCTGGATCCTTTTTCAAAATGAACGTGATAGATGTCTTGATCTTTTGCTTTTATTTTCTCTGAAAGAACTTTCATCCATGTCTTACCTGTAAACCAATCATGATTTACGTTTCTCTTATCTCCTGTACCTGAAATATTGGATTTGTTCATTTTAAATCCTAGCAAGTATTTTCTTTTTCTTCTCTTGAAATTCTTTTTCAGTTATAACTCCTGCTTTTCGTAGTTTTCCAAGTTTCTCAAGTGTTGCTAAATCTTCTTCTTTTTTACTTGTCGCATTTTTTGCAACAGCAATTCCATCGTTAATTTTTTTAACTCCTCTTGATTTTATTTGCTCTTTTTCTTTTAATGCTTTTTTAGTCAACTCTTCGCTAGTTTTTTTTGCTTGAGATGCTGCCATTTCACCAAATTCCACTGCGTCTTCTAGTGCTTCGTCCGCTTTTTTGATTCCTTCATCAATTGCTTTGTCTGCTTTTTTTAGAAATCTCTCAATGTATCCTGCTTTCTTTTTTCCTGCCATACTATCTTTACTGGTTTCTATTATTTAATTCCTAGTCGAATTGATTTAATAGATAGAATTGCGTAATCAGAATAGTTTTGGTTCAATCTTCTTATGATGTAAAGACTATAGTCCTGAGAAAAAATATTAATGAATCTGAGGCAATGCGTATTGTTGAAGAAAAGAAGACAAGTCCTTTCAAATCTTTACTTTCTCGTCCAAAAAAAGAAGATGTTCATGTACATTCTCTAAAATTATACTATGAATGCATTCTAATGGTTTCAGGAAAATATGTTGCAGACTATTTTAGAAAAGCAACCCATTCAATTTCGGTTGATTCTAACGTATCTGAAGTTTTGTTGGGAGATGGATTATTTCCAGTACGCTCAAAATCAAGTATTACCAAGGCTTTTGTTGGAAAACGAGGAAAAAATAAAATTGATTTCAAATTAGATGAGCATGTATTTGTTGAAGAAGAGGATGAATTAACCTTTGATCATCATGGCAGGGATATTAAATTTCCATTTAAAATTAATTCAAAGACTGTTGAAAATTATCCAAAACAATTACTAGACAAAAATGAGTCAAATGTAAAAAAACCTGAGATGACTTATGATGCTGCAATTGATAAACTAAAAACTCAACTAAAAAAACCAATGGAGACAGACGTTAAAAACCTCAATGAGGAATTTACATTACGTGAAATTTCTGAAATTTATATTCCTATTTTTGAAGCAAGGCTAATTGGTCCAAAAAAGAAAGTTGGAATTATTAGGATTGATTCAGTACGCAAGAAAATACTTTAGTTTAATATTTTATGTTAATTTTTGCTTTCTTTTATTGCAGCTAAAATCCCTTGTTGAAACTGAAATCTTCTTCGTGCAATAATTTTGTTTATTTCGTCAATTTGACATTTGGATGGGAATTGATCATATACTTTTTGAAACGATTGAATGTAGTTTGTTTCACACATGCCTACTAGAAATCCTTCCAAAAATCCTTCCAATTCTGGAGTATTCCAATATTTTAAAAATTGGTCTTCCTTATTTTTTAAGTAGTCTGGTATAGTTTTTGCAACTAGATTTAAATCTGTTTCAATTCTATTTTTGAATTTTTCTGGTAACATAGAAATCTCTTTTATCGAAAGTGTGTTATTCATCAATGTCCTATTGAGTTTTTAATTAATATAATTTTTCTACTCATAGGATCTTTTTTATTCAATTTCAGTTATAGTTTGTCATGTCTGATGAAATCATTATCAGAAATACGACAAAAAATGATGCTTCCTCAATAGTAAAATTGCAAAATGAAACATTTTTTGATTTACCTGAACATGCAAGATGGAAAAAAGAACATATCTTTGCACATGTAGATAAATTTCCTCAGGGTCAATTTTGTGCAATTTCAAATAATGAAATTGTAGGTTCTTGTAGTAGTTTTCTAACTCTAAGATCTATTATTTTAAAACCTCATACGTGGATTGAGGCTTGTGGTGATTTTTATTTTAAAAATCACATTGTATC is a window encoding:
- a CDS encoding 3-hydroxyacyl-CoA dehydrogenase, whose amino-acid sequence is MTVKNITVLGSGVMGHGIAQVSATAGYNVVLRDIKQEFLDKAMEKIRWSLDKLVSKEKISKEEGDAIFGRITPIVDLNEAVKNAELVIEVVPEIMDLKKSVYAELDKAAGPEVIFASNTSTLPITEIANTTSRPEKFIGIHFFNPPQLMKLVEVIPGEKTAQEITDLTQDYVKSVNKQAVLCRKDVPGFIINRLFIPMVHEACFVKDRTGASLEEIDSAVKFKLGFPMGIFELADFTGMDVIHKATIEMHLRDKKVINPHTLVEKMFDEKKLGQKSGEGYYKYSDDKYERVALSEELAEKCDPIQLVANILNNAAWLVSNGASDIEEIEKAAKLGLGLKKPLFETAKEIGIKKIVDELNKLADEHGEFYRPDPLLISMQ
- a CDS encoding HIT family protein, giving the protein MDCIFCKIISGDIKTKFLKETRLSVSFLDAFPLATGHVLVIPKNHHKKIQDMSVEENTDLFSLVHEMISNVDKITGSTLVAIHNGEDAGQEIPHVHVHLVPRSKNDSAGAIHSMFSSPVNLSVSEMDELYDTLKI
- a CDS encoding DnaJ domain-containing protein, yielding MNTYQALRVLNVDSSSSQEEIKGAYRKLALELHPDKNQNKREGEEFKKITEAYNHLKKNHNQHQSPYQNATKTQKKPESNFKRKPQWGAPDDGSIPEQDWGKYTREFEEGDPDFWKEYEKKFWEDYNARVRPDGRNGEYEKAQEPKKQPDLFVDVDKSLCIGCCSCETIAPEVFEINKSSKSNPKSSVINQKGAGVNKIMNAAETCPTKAIRVENIDTKERLFPY
- a CDS encoding cupin domain-containing protein, producing the protein MSLRKNSEIDSIDGDEGTKIKQYFHPHNTLNGINYSLAQFTLEPGKKSKLHQIKSSEIYYILEGTGNLTINEEVHFLGKNDSAYVPPNSKQHIENTGDVDLRFLCIVEPAWKADDETILE
- a CDS encoding cupin domain-containing protein, with the translated sequence MNKSNISGTGDKRNVNHDWFTGKTWMKVLSEKIKAKDQDIYHVHFEKGSRTKLHQHNGNQVLIGVKGKGSLEIFRKYGTSKNNFKIKKIEKISLNEGDIVHIPAKTLHTHGSVDKKKEFSHIAINILPRKKAVYKTEWYESDFKTIVSKII
- a CDS encoding SHOCT domain-containing protein, translated to MAGKKKAGYIERFLKKADKAIDEGIKKADEALEDAVEFGEMAASQAKKTSEELTKKALKEKEQIKSRGVKKINDGIAVAKNATSKKEEDLATLEKLGKLRKAGVITEKEFQEKKKKILARI